In Flavobacteriaceae bacterium, the following proteins share a genomic window:
- a CDS encoding DUF2911 domain-containing protein: MLITKHLKLYHMKIFTNKAILTVAVGVALLFTEQTTAQITVPATSQEAEVTQRVGITDITIHYNRPTKRGRAIWGGLVQYGFNDLGFGTSKSAPWRAGADYNTTIEFTHDVKLEGKDVKAGKYALFMAPKEDGSVTIVLSSNTTSWGSFYYDEAEDVLRVEVQSKDVEQSRELLTYEFNTVTPTSATATLHWDKKEIPFKIDVAVTDIVMAGIENDLRNPKGFQQTTWDQAAGYAFRAGNMEKALEWTNASIEGNFFSKENFANLSLKAQILMQRGNKADAIKSFEKAATHGANNEVFALVRQLITANEKDVALTIAKNNLNKNKKDWISNYALARAYSAKGDFKKALKSMNIAFNAEATPTRFKTRLNNEIEKLKKGEDIN; the protein is encoded by the coding sequence ATGCTGATAACTAAACATTTAAAATTGTATCACATGAAAATTTTTACTAACAAAGCAATCTTAACAGTAGCAGTTGGAGTTGCTTTATTATTTACAGAACAAACTACAGCACAAATTACAGTTCCTGCAACAAGTCAAGAAGCAGAAGTAACACAACGTGTAGGGATTACAGATATAACGATCCATTATAATAGACCAACTAAAAGAGGTAGAGCTATTTGGGGAGGATTAGTACAGTATGGATTTAATGATTTAGGGTTTGGAACATCTAAATCGGCACCATGGAGAGCAGGAGCAGATTATAATACTACGATTGAATTTACTCATGATGTAAAATTAGAAGGCAAAGATGTTAAAGCTGGAAAATACGCGTTGTTTATGGCGCCTAAAGAAGATGGTAGTGTAACTATTGTTTTATCGTCTAATACAACTTCTTGGGGAAGTTTTTATTATGATGAAGCTGAAGATGTATTACGTGTAGAAGTGCAATCTAAAGATGTTGAACAAAGTAGAGAATTATTAACATACGAATTTAATACTGTCACTCCAACAAGCGCTACGGCAACTTTACATTGGGATAAAAAAGAAATTCCATTTAAAATTGATGTAGCAGTAACAGATATTGTTATGGCTGGTATTGAAAATGATTTAAGAAACCCTAAAGGGTTTCAGCAAACTACTTGGGATCAAGCAGCTGGATACGCTTTCCGTGCAGGTAATATGGAAAAAGCATTAGAATGGACAAATGCTTCTATTGAGGGGAATTTTTTTAGCAAAGAAAACTTTGCTAACCTATCATTAAAAGCACAAATCTTAATGCAAAGAGGTAATAAAGCTGATGCTATTAAAAGCTTTGAAAAAGCAGCAACTCATGGAGCTAATAATGAAGTGTTTGCATTGGTTAGGCAGTTAATTACTGCAAACGAAAAAGATGTAGCACTTACAATTGCAAAGAATAATTTAAATAAGAACAAAAAAGATTGGATATCTAATTATGCATTAGCCAGAGCATACTCAGCTAAAGGAGATTTTAAGAAAGCACTTAAATCTATGAATATAGCATTTAATGCTGAAGCTACACCGACTCGATTTAAAACACGTTTGAATAATGAAATAGAGAAACTTAAAAAAGGAGAAGATATTAATTAA
- a CDS encoding DUF819 family protein has protein sequence MEFTTNAMYIIAMLAFILFISDWLVKKPFFNKFGIALTVIILTAIIANINLVPKSANPVYDGIFDYVAPAALFLLLLDVNLSQLKKIGFPIIFAFILGSAGTVLGVLVASLIIKDSAHFDGVYNALAGMFAGTYTGGSINFNAVALHYKVVDKGVIYTNAVAVDNVLTTVWFFFTIAVPVILQRFFPRKQAINKENDNTEGELSNDESETITLKSLTLLIAMTCMVLFVSDTIAKAFANEGIIIPSILILTSLALLMAQIPAISKLKGNMLLGSWAVYIFLAVVGAYCDFAALGQSGSLSIALLIFVTIIVFVHGIFIYTAGAFTKIDWQIISIASQANVGGSTSALALAKNFKRNELILPAIIIGSIGNALGTYIGFFIAGYL, from the coding sequence ATGGAGTTTACCACGAATGCGATGTATATTATCGCAATGCTCGCTTTTATTCTTTTTATATCCGATTGGTTGGTTAAAAAACCGTTCTTTAATAAATTCGGAATTGCTTTAACAGTTATTATCCTTACGGCAATTATTGCTAATATTAATTTAGTGCCTAAAAGTGCAAACCCTGTATATGATGGTATTTTTGACTACGTAGCGCCAGCAGCTTTATTTTTGCTGCTTTTGGATGTTAATCTTAGTCAACTTAAAAAAATAGGTTTCCCTATAATATTTGCATTTATTTTAGGTAGTGCAGGTACGGTATTGGGTGTTTTGGTAGCAAGCTTAATTATAAAAGATAGTGCGCATTTTGATGGAGTTTATAATGCTCTAGCAGGAATGTTTGCGGGAACTTACACTGGTGGGAGTATTAATTTTAATGCTGTGGCTTTACATTATAAAGTGGTAGATAAAGGAGTGATTTATACCAATGCTGTAGCAGTTGATAATGTGCTCACAACAGTTTGGTTTTTCTTTACGATTGCTGTTCCTGTAATCTTACAACGATTTTTTCCTCGAAAACAGGCTATAAATAAAGAGAATGATAACACAGAAGGAGAGTTGTCAAATGACGAATCTGAAACTATTACATTAAAATCACTAACCTTATTAATAGCCATGACTTGTATGGTGCTTTTTGTTTCCGATACTATTGCAAAAGCTTTTGCAAATGAAGGTATAATTATTCCATCAATATTGATTTTAACATCATTAGCTTTATTGATGGCACAAATACCAGCAATTTCTAAATTAAAAGGAAATATGTTATTAGGAAGTTGGGCGGTTTATATTTTTCTAGCTGTGGTAGGAGCTTATTGTGATTTTGCTGCTTTAGGTCAATCAGGAAGTTTATCCATCGCATTGCTTATTTTTGTTACAATTATTGTATTTGTACATGGTATCTTTATATATACTGCTGGTGCTTTTACAAAAATTGATTGGCAAATAATTTCTATAGCTTCTCAAGCAAATGTAGGGGGGAGTACTTCTGCCCTTGCTTTAGCCAAGAATTTTAAGAGAAATGAACTCATATTACCAGCAATAATTATTGGATCTATAGGAAATGCATTAGGCACCTATATTGGATTTTTTATAGCAGGATATCTATAA
- a CDS encoding SRPBCC domain-containing protein: MLTLIDKNLKVSKSIEINAKTKEVWDALINPEKIKLYLFETEVVTDWKIGNSIVFKGKDNDEKYIDKGTIIENKKEELLKYSYWSEFYKLEDTAKNYALVTYKIQKLTHNKVLLKWEHEGFVNEINQKHSEGLIQEILEQVKKITEGQ, translated from the coding sequence ATGCTAACTCTAATAGACAAAAATTTGAAAGTATCCAAAAGCATAGAGATTAATGCTAAAACTAAAGAAGTTTGGGATGCTTTAATAAATCCAGAGAAAATAAAATTATATTTATTCGAGACAGAAGTAGTAACGGATTGGAAGATAGGAAACTCGATAGTCTTTAAAGGAAAAGATAATGATGAAAAATATATAGACAAAGGAACTATTATAGAAAATAAGAAAGAAGAGCTTTTAAAATACAGCTATTGGAGTGAGTTTTATAAGCTTGAAGATACAGCCAAAAATTATGCATTAGTAACATATAAAATTCAAAAATTAACACATAATAAGGTTTTATTAAAATGGGAACACGAAGGGTTTGTAAATGAAATAAATCAGAAACATTCTGAAGGTCTAATACAAGAAATACTTGAACAGGTTAAGAAAATAACCGAAGGTCAATAA
- a CDS encoding ABC transporter ATP-binding protein, with protein MKLTIENLTKTYKNGVKAIDNLNLEIEAGMFGLLGPNGAGKSSLMRTIATLQSPDSGSIDFNGLDILNNKIEFRKTLGYLPQEFGVYPKMSANDLLHYFASLKGITDKKERNVIVDKALEVTNLSNVRNKNVAGYSGGMKQRFGIAQLLLNNPKLIIVDEPTAGLDPAERHRFLNVLREIGTNHIVIFSTHIVDDVKELCTDMAILNGGRILAQATPKQMTAALSDKIWMTTIEREEIEQMQKDYNVISSNYNEENMLNVRVYGETSPGAAFEKVKPTLEDVYFTTLSNDKFIAQSEIA; from the coding sequence ATGAAATTAACCATCGAAAATTTAACAAAAACATATAAAAATGGTGTAAAAGCTATTGATAATTTAAATCTAGAAATAGAAGCAGGGATGTTTGGTCTTTTAGGACCTAATGGAGCTGGGAAATCGTCATTAATGCGAACCATAGCAACGTTGCAGTCACCAGATAGTGGAAGTATAGATTTTAATGGATTAGATATCTTAAATAACAAAATAGAGTTTAGAAAAACACTTGGATATTTGCCTCAAGAGTTTGGAGTATATCCAAAAATGAGTGCAAACGATTTACTTCATTATTTTGCTAGCCTTAAAGGGATTACTGATAAGAAAGAACGAAATGTAATAGTAGATAAAGCACTTGAAGTTACTAATTTAAGTAATGTACGTAATAAAAATGTAGCAGGATATTCTGGGGGAATGAAACAACGTTTTGGAATTGCTCAATTATTATTGAACAATCCTAAATTAATTATAGTAGATGAGCCTACGGCTGGTTTAGATCCAGCAGAACGTCATCGATTTTTAAATGTATTGAGAGAAATAGGAACAAACCATATTGTGATTTTCTCTACACATATAGTTGATGATGTAAAAGAACTATGTACAGATATGGCAATATTAAACGGTGGTAGAATACTGGCTCAAGCTACACCTAAACAAATGACGGCTGCATTATCAGACAAGATTTGGATGACAACTATTGAACGAGAAGAAATTGAGCAAATGCAAAAGGATTACAATGTGATTTCCTCTAACTATAATGAAGAAAATATGCTTAATGTGCGTGTTTATGGAGAAACTTCTCCTGGAGCAGCATTTGAAAAAGTAAAACCTACGTTAGAAGATGTTTATTTTACTACTTTAAGTAATGACAAGTTTATTGCTCAATCAGAAATTGCTTAA